One genomic region from Vitis riparia cultivar Riparia Gloire de Montpellier isolate 1030 chromosome 17, EGFV_Vit.rip_1.0, whole genome shotgun sequence encodes:
- the LOC117904317 gene encoding TORTIFOLIA1-like protein 3, protein MDQPKQSSPQNLKHRVFTCLTKLSDRDTQSIAATELESIARTLTQDLLPPFLSCIHQTDPSDKSPVRKQCVRLLGILSETHGDALSPFLSKMLSNLIRRLRDPDSAVRSTCINAISAMSSHITKPPFSSIVKPLAETLFTEQDHNAQIGASLCLASAIDAAPDPDPALLRRLLPRIEKLLKCDSFKAKPAVLTLIGSIVEAGGATSYNVVKNLVPCAVGFLSSEDWAARKAAAEVLVKLAVMERDMLSEFKSSCLKTFEARRFDKVKAVRDTMNQMLGAWKEIPDVSNDVSPPPQSQSSSKENASDGRYPLESRNSCTGGSEVPLMRKKSIPTSISPQLNSSSATTVRRRGPVDKSGSAMFRKLERKKPSDLKVEVTAPHAPSAMRIREDGLKKKDEKAPERGENEKNRFTKPETRRVLFTKNSDDMMNKFGGFRSGSRVVPYQEENSETTVEVSNTTEVPHRNHKEGEDLSLIRKQLVQIENQQSSLLDLLQKFMGSSQNGLRSLETRVHGLELALDEISFDLAVSNRRMSSTDTAGATCCMLPGADFLSSKFWRKTEGRGSTSRFSPSHATQSGTAMRYIAGKNDNAGTFKSENLRFRLQGGGGFVVNPLAEIPSDSRDISEVSSNRISRNAHETA, encoded by the exons ATGGATCAGCCCAAGCAATCGTCGCCTCAGAACCTGAAACACCGGGTTTTCACCTGCCTCACCAAGCTTTCCGACCGGGATACCCAGTCCATCGCCGCCACGGAGCTCGAGTCCATTGCTCGAACCCTCACTCAGGACCTGCTCCCGCCGTTTCTATCATGCATTCACCAGACCGACCCCTCCGACAAGTCTCCGGTCCGCAAACAATGCGTCAGACTCCTCGGAATCCTCTCTGAGACCCACGGGGATGCCCTGTCACCCTTCCTCTCGAAAATGCTCTCTAACCTTATCCGCCGACTCCGTGACCCCGACTCCGCCGTCCGATCCACATGCATCAATGCCATCTCCGCCATGTCCTCTCACATCACCAAACCTCCGTTCTCCTCCATTGTTAAGCCGCTCGCTGAAACTCTATTCACTGAGCAGGATCACAACGCGCAGATCGGCGCCTCGTTGTGCCTCGCTTCGGCGATCGACGCTGCGCCGGATCCGGATCCTGCACTGTTGCGAAGGCTGTTGCCGAGGATCGAGAAGCTCCTGAAGTGTGATAGCTTCAAAGCGAAGCCGGCGGTTTTGACTCTAATTGGAAGCATTGTGGAAGCCGGTGGTGCGACGAGTTACAATGTGGTGAAGAATTTGGTGCCTTGTGCGGTGGGATTTTTGAGCAGTGAGGACTGGGCGGCAAGGAAGGCGGCGGCAGAGGTTCTTGTGAAGCTGGCTGTGATGGAGAGAGATATGTTGTCGGAGTTCAAGTCTTCTTGTCTGAAGACATTTGAGGCTCGAAGATTCGACAAG GTGAAGGCTGTGAGAGATACTATGAATCAGATGTTGGGAGCTTGGAAGGAGATTCCTGATGTTTCCAATGATGTCTCGCCACCGCCGCAATCACAATCATCTTCCAAAG AGAATGCAAGTGATGGGCGCTACCCACTTGAGTCCAGAAATTCTTGCACTGGTGGCTCTGAAGTGCCTCTGATGAGGAAGAAATCCATTCCAACCAGTATATCGCCTCAGCTCAATAGTTCATCTGCAACCACTGTGAGGAGGAGAGGTCCTGTAGATAAATCAGGTTCAGCAATGTTCCGGAAGCTGGAGCGTAAGAAGCCTTCTGATTTGAAAGTGGAAGTTACTGCTCCTCATGCTCCCTCTGCCATGAGGATTCGTGAGGATGGCCTTAAGAAGAAAGATGAGAAAGCTCCAGAAAGAGGGGAGAATGAGAAAAATAGGTTCACAAAGCCAGAAACAAGGCGAGTCCTCTTCACTAAGAATTCAGATGACATGATGAATAAGTTTGGTGGATTCAGGTCTGGATCTCGTGTGGTTCCATATCAAGAGGAGAATTCTGAGACTACTGTTGAAGTGAGTAACACTACTGAGGTTCCGCATAGAAACCATAAAGAGGGTGAGGATCTATCTCTGATCCGTAAGCAGCTTGTTCAGATTGAAAACCAGCAATCCAGTCTGCTAGATCTCCTCCAG AAATTCATGGGAAGCTCCCAGAATGGATTGAGATCTCTGGAGACGCGTGTTCATGGCCTAGAGCTCGCATTGGACGAGATCTCATTTGACTTGGCTGTGTCAAACAGAAGGATGTCAAGCACAGACACTGCAGGAGCCACATGCTGCATGCTACCTGGTGCTGATTTTCTGAGCTCCAAGTTTTGGAGGAAAACAGAAGGCCGGGGATCAACATCAAGGTTTTCTCCTTCTCATGCCACTCAATCAGGCACTGCCATGCGCTACATAGCTGGAAAGAATGACAATGCTGGAACATTCAAGTCGGAGAACCTAAGGTTTCGGCTCCAGGGTGGTGGTGGATTTGTTGTGAATCCATTGGCCGAGATTCCCAGTGATTCAAGGGATATTTCAGAAGTCTCGTCAAATAGAATTTCAAGGAATGCTCACGAGACTGCCTAG